TTACGGCACAatacaaaagagaaatgttCACTAAGCAAAGaagcaacaaaaggaaatgtatgCCTAACAAGAAAATatcataatttatattttctatgaCATGttctaaattttcttcttgtataaTTTTAATTGTCATTTAATGATATAAGCTTGTATTTGAGCATGGAACAGAACTGCAACAGAGCTTCTGTTACCAGCTTTGGCttctttctttcaatttttaatcCAAATCTCAGAATTAAAATCAAAGGCAACAATTTTTAACAATAATGAAATTCCAACAGTAAATGACAAGACAAACAGAGTCTAGTGACAGTACAGCACATCagctgacagaagaaaacagcgAGTTATACAAGTGGACCTGtaaagttttcctttcttgatCATTAGTTGATATTTTGTTGCAcaaaaaagcccagaaaaatCAATGAACATCCCTTCCTAGCAacggaggggaaaaaaatcaggagcaGTGTGGAGAGGATGCTGAACAGGCAATGAGTGACTGATAGCTGCAGTAATCTGAACAGACTGAGCAGAGAGATTGCTGTTTAGTTCTGGCTGCAGCACTAACAGCACAAGGCAATAAAATCTGTGGTTACCATTTTACACcaaaaacataaatgaatttTCACATTCAAccaaaaaaacttttcaaaaggGAACAGTTATGAGTCCTTGtaattgcaattaaaatgtCAAAGATACTATTATTAAAGTACTAGTTTTGCAGTCTTCATGGGTAGCGTTGTTGCAAGAcggtaacaaaaaaaaataatcagaattaGATTGCAGTTTTGTAACAGGAGCTGAATGGAATCTTTACGCCACAATTTTCTACATAGAGAGTCATAGCAAATATGGAAAGCACTATTAGCGCCAAAGGCTCTGTTCATCATCCCTATGGCTCGGCTCTGATTCACCCCCCAACACATCCTGAGAAAACATTCCCAGGCTGTCAGCTCACACAGCTTGCTGAGATAAACGCCATGATATATCCACAATGTCAGACCATTGAACTGTTCCAAAAAGAGTATTGGGAGAAATCTaacttaaatgaaataaaaaaggccCAGCTTTCCTAATGTATAGGCTTAATCTATTCTATAGGAATAAATAAGTAGAGACATATTATAAAAGTGCATAATAACAGAAAACTTACTTGTGAACAAtattgtgcatttttttaaactagtcaTCTTTAGGATTATTCCTGTAATACTTAAATACCATCTACTTGGATTATATGTTGCCTAAGTGCCAATTATGAGTGTTAAACCTGCCAAGTGACAATTACAACACGTGCCTTTAAAGATCGTGACTTCAGTCATGAAAAAATCCTTCTGTAGCAGATCTCCAAAATTTTAACACGTATTGGGCATAAAGTCCATTACAGAGACAATTCTTTTATTGAACAGACAAAAGCAACATAAGGAAATAACTGAATTTTCCCAATAAACAACTTAAAAAGGGCTTCACAATGTTTGGTTCTATTTGTGAAGTATCAGTAGTAGTTCCCTACTCCCTCTCACCAGTCCATGGCCAATGCATATTGAGAGTTccagaaagaaactgaaattacCTTCTCTTCCAAAATCAGAAGCAGTTTTAGGatgtaaaaatggaaaacaactCTCATTATCACTAAAGCATATAGACAAGATCTAGCCCAAGATCATGCTGCTATACCAGAAACCTTTAGCATACCACATCTTGTATATGAAGTGCCCACTTACATTAATGGGTGCAAAGGTCTGTGCTAAATCCTCATAATGAATTCAGagtaattttttataaatatgcatggccaaagaaaccaaacaaatatGAAGAATCCACTGTAAAATCTTTCGGTTTTGATAATGCGCTAGAGCTACACGTTTATTTCCTACAACAAGCTTAATTCTCTACCACTCTTCAACCGCTTCATTCCACTCAAAACCACAAATACATCAAATATATCTCCAGCACATCAGCACAGAAATTTCCACAGCAGAAGGTTCCTCCCTCTAGCATAGAGCACAGGTCTGTTCCATCAATCTTCTGCTAGAAGAGTGGACCTCAGACGCCAGGTGCCAGCAGTAGAGGGTTCAAATGTATGCTATGACCATGTGGGCCCAGGCCATGGGAACACAACAGGCTTCCTGACTGCGCTGTTGAGCGAAACTTGGACATAGGAAAGAAGTGAACTAATGTTTAACAATCATGAGACTTTTTAAAGGACTGAACAGAAGGAAGCagtttgaaaacagattttgactGAAGACATCCATCAAacaataaagaggaaaatatgcTAGATGTGGGAACAAATGAAACCAAGCCACAGAAATGAAGCTGACAGTAAAAAATCAACAAGAGCAAGTAATTTAGAAGAATTTCATATACAGAAATTATCATTggtggaaaaatataaaaaccacTCAGTTAAATTGTAAGTATTAATgaacttcagaaatattaaaagcagaatttccaGGTAAGACAAAATTTAAGATAAAGAGAGATATATATAAGGATCATTTTTACTGTTACCACAGCACTGCCCTGGGAGTTCACATTGACTTACTTGTCCAATATAATCCCTGGACCCTTTTTGGAGTAACAGAAGCATTCTTAAAAACTTAGGAATCTTGCTTGCATCCCTGGTTAAAGCTGTATGATTTTGCAGGTGTGTCTACTAAAACACACTTTCAAGTGAACACAGGTTACTAAACAATCCAGATTACTCTGCATAACTACATTGACATCATTGTTACTTGCTATTCATCAGTCTTTGCATCAGTCACActcggggttttttttagtgatCTTTGATTACACTCCTTTGATAAAACTGTTTGAAAACGTGAACTTTTACTGTTACAGCTATGCAGTTGCTTTTATGCCAATCTTGTAATCTCATCAAAGCATTAAGTCAGCTTTCTTTACAATAGCTATCTTCCCTAGAACTACATCGATTTGCATTAATTATGTTCTTAttgtttaattcttttttgttttaatcagcTTAGTCATATATGAGTTTTCTATTAGATGAGTGTCTAACCTGGTCATAGTAAACTCACTTCACCTTTTTAAACATTGGCATGACATGGGCATAAACACAGCCTTCAGAAATTTCACCACAAAAATCTACAGTTAATATCAGCAAATCAATGATCTAACCAGCAAACCCTTAAGTATGTAACTTAAATTCCATACAGATAGACCAGTAATGGACATGACATCAGTATCTATATAAAATCCCCCTGATTccattcaaatttaaaataggATTAGTCCACAGTTAAACTACAGTGAAACTACATCCAACTGATACTTAAACGAATTCAGATTCTGATATTTCTTTCCACTATACAATTGTTTGGGCTCTTTTGCCCTCGTGTTATGATGCAGAACACCCACATAAATGTCAGGGACAAGTGACTTCTGTCTAGAGGGGCTAAAGAAGTTAAGTGTCTGCAAAAGACAAGCACATTAagaatcagtatttttatttagtctttGAGTAATGTTTATATTAGTTGATATTTCAAACGTAAGAGTAAATAATATCTTAAAGTTTAACTTTCACAAATCGCATAGAAGTAGCGTTCTCAAACCAAAACACATGTACTAGCAAGAAATTAATACAAACCACTTCAAAGCTATGTGTGGACACCGTGTGACTGCATGTTGAAGACTACTTCCTGTTCTGGTCCCTCTGGTTAAAAAATGATAGATTTTTTTGTAAGTACAGGAAGGTTgacaaagatgatcagaagtAAAAAACTGCTTCCTAATTATATTAGGATTCCCATTCTTGACAAAAATGGCTAACAAAGGATATATACGCTTTTACATAACGAAAGTgaatagaaagatttttttcactatTGTGCTTAAGAGAATAAGGCAACATCAAGTTATCAGAGATTACCAAACAGCaggttttataaaacaaaagtaATCATAAGCTATAGCTTAccattttgatttttgaaacTTCAGTATTCTTTAAATTGACTGGTTTAATGCACAACTTCCtattaaaactttcaaaaaattttGGTAACAGTCAACTAGGTAAGGGCTGGACATTCAGGCTATgcccagattttatttttgactCACACtgcttcaaaaatatattaaaacttTATCCTATGATAGCCTCTTATCATAAAAGTTGCATTAATCTTCCTAATAACACAACAATGGTGATCATCtcatctttgcttttcaaactgATAATGTCAGTCTCTTCTGAATTCGCCTCACAGATTTCTCTTtacaagcatttctttttttcttatctttaaaGTTCTTCAGGAGTCTTGtctctttctgtaattttctgcCTCCTCAACCACTTTGTTTCATCAGTTCACTAGTTGGCACCTTGTAACTATCCACTTGTCTAGCTTTCCTATAAATATATTTGACTCTGTCCTATGTTATATGAAATAGTAGACTACTGTAGTCTACTTCTAACACTCATCTCAGAGCGTAAAACAGGGGACTGCATCCTAAGTGCAGCTAGTATGACATAATTAAATCACAACTAGAGGGTCTAGATAGGGACTatcataataaaaatgaatattaaatagTTAAAATGACACAGGCAttttttcttcaccaaaaaaaaaagccacgcGTTTTTAGACTAAAAGCTTTCTGAGCTAAATCCTTTCTTCTTAGGGaacataatttcaaagaaactgCCAGTAACTCTTATTTCCAGTGTAAAGTACTGAAATGATGTTGCAGCAGAAAGTAATTTGACCCTAAAATCCTGATCAGTTTAACGTGCAattaaacagtaaataaaagcttgtgttgttggagaaaaaaaaaccaacagcatgGATTAAAGCAGGTGAAGAGCTGTTTAATCTGTCTCAGAACTCTATCCAGAGCAAATTCCTCGAGCTTTATTGATCAGAAAGAGAAGTtgactttttctctttttccccaaaaccttcctAACATTGTAACTACCAACAAATAAACAATATTCCAAGCAGCTGTTAACCTTGGGAtcatagttttattttataggaTTCTgagtacattttaaagaaattttacatGGAGAAGTGGAGACAGCTGCAAATTCACCAGACGTGTGCACTGAGTCAGTCAGTAAATACAAAATGcgaatgtaaataaatacagccCAGATGTATTTATAGCCTAGAAAAGCTGCGTATATTATCCTAGCAGAGACATGTCTCCTGGTCAGAAATTAGCTTATGCCCACCTAAAGCCAGGTGGAGTGGAAGGTAATACAAACATGTTCTGAATACCACATCTCTCACATGTTGGTTACCACAAAAAACTCCTCTGTACAAACCACGGTTTCTGCAGGTtatacaaaaatagaaaatttgggGAAAACCACAAACCAGCCACGCCTTTGTACAAGTCAATACAAACAGCTGAGGTTCAGAATTgacctgtttattttttagatcAAAACCAACTTCTGCAGACTCTTATACTCTCTACAGTAACAATAACATAACACACAGAAGAAAGGCTTAACTAGTTAAATGTAACTAGAACAGCATCTGACTAACTGAAGCTAAGAATAGCCTGTTATTTCATAAAGCTAGCGCTGACCCACATTAAGGTGTTTTCCAGGTTGATGGTGTCCAGCTGGGGACTGACTCCCATGCCTCCACCAGTTACGCACAGTAGCGATGCCATAGGTGTTTCCCGCCGCCGGATTTCACCCACGAGATGTCTGTCTGCCTTGCAGCAACGCCCGTGTCTTGGGAGACCGTGTTTCCTAGGAGCGAGAGAGAGCACAAGGCTGAGAGTCCATATTGTTTCCCACACCGCTTCTGGCCTACTGGGCTGATCTCCCatttgcaaaaccagaaatcatGATTTTATCTCGACTTAAAAACACACAATAATCTGCGGACAAAACGCGCTACGAGCTTCCCATTAGCATTAAACTCGCTAAAGAGGTTTTGCAACCGGAGACCGAAGGGGCGTAGGGATTAAAACGCATGCAGAGCCGCCACTATTCCGCCGCCGTTCAACTTGGCACGCCGCTTCTGACGCCGGAGGGCCGCAATACGCCACCCCGCGTCCGGCTGCCCTCACAGGGAACGGGACTCCCGCCTcatcccacccacccccccccaccttgcCGCCTTCCCCTCAACCCCGCCGGGCTCCCTGCCCTCGGCCACCCCTACACCCCGGAGCGAGGCCGGCCGGAGCCGGCGGGCCGGAGCGGCAGGGGGGCGCCAGCCAGCCACCCCGAACCGTGGGCGCGGGGAAGAGTCTAGAACTCGCCGCCTCGGGGGAGCCGGAGGCCGCGCCAGGCGCTTCCCGGCGAAGCCGCCGTCAGCGACTGGAGGCGGGCGAGTGGGTGGGTGGGGCTCCCGCGCAGGGTGGCCCGGGCCCTGCAGGCGATCCCCGCGCCCGCCCGCGCGTCCCGCTctgcccccgccgcgccgcgccgcgccgcgcccctccccggccccgccgccacccGCTTCATTCACTAACCGGTTCTCGCCGGCTGCCTCCGCCTCTCGGCCCCCTCCCACCTCCGCCCAGCCTGCCGGCGCCACGCCCCCCCGGCGGCTGCGCTCCCGCCCCGGACGCGCTGGCGGCGCCTCTAATTGGGCGAACGCGACGCTCGTCGCTGACGCGCATGAGCGGGGGGCGGGTCCCGGGGCGCTTGTGCGGGAGGCGGCGCCGAGTGTCCCTCCTGGTGCAGCCGCGTCCGCTCCGCGCCAGCCCGCAGAGCCGCCCGTTGCCGCAGCTGTATGGTCCATCCCCGCTCCGCCGCCGAACCCCCTCCGGCAGCTCCGCGGCCTCCAGcgcctccacctcctcctggttctgctcctcctgcccccggCGGTGGCGCCCGCACCCCGGCTGTATGATCAGGCTACAGTCTTCAATGAGTAACCATATTCCTGTGAGTGCCGCCCGCGTCCCCCGCCACGGcccgcctgccccggcccctCGCCCTGCAGGGCGTGCGCCCCGCCGGTTGCCTGCCTGTGCCCGGCTCCcgcacctctcctcctccccaccccccgtCTCCTCCATGTTGTCTCTTTGTTCTGTCGCCCGCGCCACGCCGGCTCCGGGCTGCTTCTCGCAGCGCCGGGCTGCGGCTCCTCTCGGCCGGCCGCAGGAGAGCCGAGCCAGCGCGGCTGCGGTGTGGCTCGGCCCTCCTCCCGCCCCCGGCGCCCATCTCCTGCTTGTCGGTGCTCCTCTCCCGTCCTCTGTCGGAGGAGGAGGGGGCGACCTCTCCGCGGCTCCCGAGCGGCCCGGCTCGGGCACAAAGCCGCTTTGTGAACCTCGCTGCCGCCGTTCCTGCTCGCCGGCCCGGCCTTCCCACCGCCGGTGTCTGTCTGGCGGCGTCTGTCGGGCCGGGCGGCCGCCGGGAAGGGCAGCGCCCCTGCAGCCGGGTCTTCCGCGCCCATGGGCCGTGTCAggccggcggcgcggggccgggagcCCCCTGCCGGGGAgaggccggggccgggcggcggctcCGGGGGACAAGATGGCTCCGCGTCGGGAGCCTGATCGAAGCGTGATGCGAACCCGTGACCGCCGCAGCTAGGGCGACGGCCCGGCCCGCGGGGCGGTGTCACGGCCGGGGCAGCGTCCCCTCGCCGGGGAGAGCCAGGCTGGCCGGGAGCCTGACGCCCCGCGGCTGACGCGGCGCTGGGGGCGGCCAAAGCCCCGGGCTTTCCGGGCAAGTCCCGGCTTGCCCGTGGGCGCCCGCCAGCCAGGTGGtgcggcggggagcgcgggggCTGAGGGCGGGGAGGCGCGGCCGGGCTGCGGCGCTGGCGGCTGGCTGGCGCGACCGGCGCTtgccccccgccgcggccccaCGTGCGTGGCCGGAGCGAAGGCGGCCGAGCGGCTTCTTTGTCTCCGGCGTACTCGGGCGGGGAGTCGGAACCGGCTGCGGGCGAGGACGTGAATCCTTTTCAAAATGAGGTTTATGCAGCAGAGGTGGGGTGTGCCCGAACTCACGTATGCAGCCGGCCTTCTTCAGGCTGGGCTTTTAGATAGTTCCTCAGCGGGAGGCAAGGTCCGCAGAGGAGTCATTTAAGTAGCCGTTGGGGTGGATGTTTCTGTAACAGTCTGCCATTGACGCTCAGAAGCTCACGAATAGAGTCAGTACCTTAATTTTGACCGAACCTGCTTTTAAGACCTTGCCATCAGGCTTTTCAAGGAAggcatttccttctggagatgGATCACAGTTCAGCATCAGAAGTTTTCACTTTCcttatatgctttttttttgtttttttttttaaacttccctAGTAATCTGTCTGTGCTGCCTAACTTCTGTGACCACAGAGCACAGCATGTATTTAAGCACAAACAATGCAAGGCTTGCTGGTGGTAGTATGCCCTCTGAAATTAGAGATGCAAAAGACAACAAAGCATTATCAAAATGAAGTAACTATCGTATAGTAATAGTAGAAGCAGGATTAGTGGTGGTTACCTGCAGGTCTTGGTTGTTGTCTGGTAGCCAGCTACGTGTTGCAAATGTTACGAGCTGACAAATGCAGAGTCTTTGTGGCATGAGGGTCTTGTGATTCTGGTGTTTCTTATTGCTGCTGGAGACAACTTTCCAATATGTCTACCTGCATCGGCGGAGTCTTTCCAAGGCGGTGACTCAGAAGTATGAACCCTGTCTCCTTGTAATCTCATAAAACTGTCAAATGAAAAAACCTAAAGATGACACTTAAATGTCAGCTCTTATTATTCCATTGATAGAACAGCAAAGGGTTTTGAAATTGTCTTACAGGAACAGAATCgtttcaggggaaaaatgtgGAAGAAGAAATTGCACAGCCATGGGAGGAAATGTgagactgagaaagaaaaatgagtgacAGATGCAGCAGGAGCCAAGGGAGAAGGATGTCATTGTCTTAACGACACTAAATGTGTCAGTAAGGCagtaaataaatagaatttaGCCTTATCTAGTAACTTCTATCTTGTGAAACCTTCCTGTTCTGACAGAATACGTGCCACATAAGAATGCTAGATCTGTCCCAGGGTGTGTAGACTGACTGTAAGTGATTGCTTCTCCTGAGGATTAACCAGAAGGCCCAGATCAGGGTATTACTGAATTCTAAACTAGTAGCAGATTGTCatcttatatttaaaaaaattacagctcaCTCTGTCAGATCAATATAAGAGGTACCTCTGTGTTAAAAGTAGGTCTGTAACTCCTTACAGCTTTCTTCACAGATGCGACTTCTTGTTTGGCACTCATACCTTTTAGACTCGATAAATTACAGCAATAACTGTCTTTGCATATATATGCTAAATTTCTCATGTTATTACTTAAAACATAATGGAATAACGTTTGAGTAGGTTAACAGGATTACTATGTAGTTTGCTATTGAAGTGATAGTGTTAAGTCATTTTGAGACTCCTTGCTTTCAGAAACTCAAACAGAGGATGCATTAGACAATGAGATAGAATGATTTCTGTGATGTCTTATTTTTCCCAATATCTGTTAAggcttttttgcatttttttttcccatggtcCAAGCAGAAGAACTAGGAAGACAGTCACATGGCTTCAGCTTCATCTCTGGAAGTTGCATTGACTTGTTATACAGGAAGttttgagataatttttttcttcccccaaaactGCATACTTAAACCACAAGAAACATCCTTCCTTCACAGAGCATGTTGCAACAAATTTGTGATAAACCTTTGGAATCTCCCATCTGTGATGCGTGAGTGTGTTTTCTTAGGCCATGGGTCCCTTTCTCTGGTCCAAAACAGGTAGTGTTACAACTGTGGATATCAATACAGGCATTCATGTGCCCTGTAGATAGGAGGTGAATTTGGTCAACAATACCTCACAAAGATGTGCTTCTACCTTGCATAATGGCTCCGCAGTTTGTACTCCTTACCCTCTCACTCCTCCTTGGCTGCCTTAGCAGTTGCTACTTAGGCCTTGAGTAGTAAGAGAAGTCAGGGGTATTTGTCCCTCTGTCCTTCAGTAGCTTTCTGTTAGGTAGCAAGTTAGAACAATGAACTTACTTGCAGGTGTTCTCAAATTGTAATGAAACATAGTTTACTTAGTTTTCTAGTTTTGATCCTGTGGTTTCAGTATGCGAGTGTGTGACAGGTCTTGATTTCAGAGACTGTGATACCACATAGTCGGTTCTGGGTATAAATGTTTCTGGTCTGTGAGCGGGTGGATTTGAGCAACTGTGAACCATTTCGTACATTTTCTGAAGGTAGAGTGAAGTGTCATGTAACTGTAAACAAGCGTTTTTGTTAATATGCTTCTCAGGATGCTACTGAGTTGTGAACAAAATGTTTACAGCATGGGATAATCTTACACCACTCTGCTTTCCGTGTATTGGTAACAATATAATGGATTACTTTCATAAGTGTTCTTGCCAGACATGAGTGATTGTTTCAAACTTGGAATTAATATACATGGGAATCTGCTTGTCAGTGAAGACAGGTGCTTTAGCTTCCTGGCCCAAAGAAGGGCATgaattaaagcttttcttttcaagatgTCTTCCTTTTGCTTGAATAAACTATTCTCTGACTTTTCCTAGCATAAATGGTAGTAGAAGGTACAGTCATAGCTAACATGACTTTATCCTTTATTGGACAGAATACCTTCTCTTAATAGGTAGGTGGTACTGGCATATTAACcttagttttgttttccaagtttATTTTGATGGATCTAACAGTCTAAATgttgtttggctttttgttaCTGAGAGAAACTGCTGCTTGTTTCAAAAACCTTTCAGTGTTCATTTTCCTCAAGGAAAGCTGACATGTAAATTGAAAAGAATATACTGCAGTACCCAACTTGATGGTACAAACAATGACTTTGTGTCATTCTGTTAAACTTCTGCAGCTGAGTTTCACTTATGTGGCCTTATGCTTTCATTACACTATCTTGACTTTTTTTGATA
The DNA window shown above is from Grus americana isolate bGruAme1 chromosome 3, bGruAme1.mat, whole genome shotgun sequence and carries:
- the LOC129204266 gene encoding uncharacterized LOC128125822 homolog, producing MSGGRVPGRLCGRRRRVSLLVQPRPLRASPQSRPLPQLYGPSPLRRRTPSGSSAASSASTSSWFCSSCPRRWRPHPGCMIRLQSSMSNHIPQFCGVLGHTFMEFLKGSGDYCQAQHDLYADK